One window of Papaver somniferum cultivar HN1 chromosome 9, ASM357369v1, whole genome shotgun sequence genomic DNA carries:
- the LOC113313050 gene encoding uncharacterized protein LOC113313050 produces the protein MEMISDLNQPCLAIGDFNAITSAEEKIGGKSPNRSSMMDFNNCLDTCELIQAPSTGLQHFWSNCQHGNKKILCKLDIAIFNLLWLQKFEGWSYKVVLRVASDHAPLLGGGAQIPKPQNAPMRFQKMWVSHPNFMEVVQKCWSEEIIGDPAFILQRKLKKLKKILKDWNWNVFWNINVQVKEAEVKVQETMVNSDNNPFDEAFLNTLVEAQNLYNSKEVQLNTFLKQKSRTKWIKEGAANSSFLHAQLKIRQARNMIIELEDGKGNIIVDQKQIQNELVKHFENKFKYKEVENVDHMLRGIP, from the coding sequence ATGGAAATGATAAGTGATTTGAATCAACCCTGTCTAGCTATTGGAGACTTTAATGCTATTACTTCAGCTGAAGAGAAGATTGGAGGTAAAAGTCCAAATAGAAGTTCAATGATGGATTTTAATAATTGCTTAGATACATGTGAATTAATACAAGCTCCTAGTACTGGTCTTCAACACTTTTGGTCTAATTGCCAACATGgaaataaaaagattttatgcAAGCTTGACATAgcaattttcaatcttttgtgGTTACAAAAATTTGAAGGTTGGAGTTATAAAGTGGTATTAAGAGTTGCATCTGATCATGCTCCCTTGCTGGGTGGTGGTGCTCAAATTCCTAAGCCACAAAATGCTCCTATGAGGTTTCAAAAGATGTGGGTTTCACATCCAAATTTTATGGAAGTAGTACAAAAGTGTTGGTCTGAAGAAATAATAGGTGATCCAGCTTTTATCTTGCAACGGAAACtaaaaaaattaaagaagattCTTAAGGATTGGAATTGGAATGTGTTTTGGAACATAAATGTACAAGTTAAGGAGGCAGAAGTAAAAGTGCAAGAAACAATGGTCAATTCTGATAATAATCCATTTGATGAGGCATTTCTTAATACTTTGGTGGAAGCCCAAAACTTATATAATTCTAAAGAAGTACAACTCAACACTTTTctgaaacaaaaatcaagaacTAAATGGATAAAAGAAGGAGCAGCTAACTCTAGTTTCTTGCATGCACAACTTAAAATCAGGCAAGCAAGGAACATGATAATTGAATTGGAAGATGGTAAAGGGAACATAATTGTTGATCAAAAGCAAATACAGAATGAATTGGTGAAacattttgaaaataaatttaaGTACAAGGAAGTGGAGAATGTTGATCATATGCTAAGAGGCATACCATAG
- the LOC113313051 gene encoding uncharacterized protein LOC113313051 codes for MKLVNEGALRITGTKWNQNYDNEIIEKFQLGLRHSRFQYIKIYHWLPPEQDFVMFCCDGSSFGNPGSTGFGVVVRDSACQVLGTLFGGIGVASNYLAESYGIMCALEMAIQWSMQKIIIVSDSKSVLAEFAQGRVSWFLKGRWHMATRKLKQIKYQHCYSEVKFSADCMAKKGALLVAGERQIHMGRPQCLPRVEIPNVEYFRFG; via the coding sequence ATGAAATTAGTGAATGAGGGTGCATTGAGAATTACTGGTACCAAGTGGAATCAAAATTATGATAATGAGATAATTGAAAAGTTTCAGTTGGGTCTTAGACATTCCAGGTTCCAATATATTAAAATATATCATTGGTTACCACCTGAACAAGactttgtaatgttttgttgtgatGGATCATCATTTGGAAATCCTGGGTCTACAGGATTTGGTGTTGTTGTCAGAGATTCGGCTTGTCAGGTGTTGGGTACCCTCTTCGGAGGTATTGGTGTTGCTTCAAATTATCTAGCTGAATCTTATGGTATTATGTGTGCATTGGAGATGGCAATTCAATGGAGTATGCAGAAGATAATTATTGTGTCAGATTCAAAATCTGTTCTTGCAGAATTTGCTCAGGGGAGAGTTTCATGGTTTCTAAAAGGTAGATGGCATATGGCTACAAGGAAGCTCAAACAGATAAAGTATCAGCATTGTTACAGTGAGGTTAAATTTTCAGCAGATTGTATGGCAAAGAAGGGAGCATTATTAGTTGCAGGTGAAAGACAAATCCATATGGGAAGACCTCAGTGTTTGCCAAGagttgaaataccaaatgttgaATACTTTAGATTTGGTTGA
- the LOC113309602 gene encoding cytochrome P450 71A1-like encodes MAGNPLQVALQWIQAQQQGPLFLPITVSIIISLFVFRWFIGGDKHKLPPSPPKLPIIGNFHQLGTLPHRTLRDLSNKYGPLMILNLGTAKTLVVSSPEMAKEITKTHDLVFANRPATKGAKKLLYNCTDVGFAPYGEYWREVRKVCVSELLSAKRVQSFEVVRIEEIGFLMKKIKVLSLKPGTVVNLTELLLNLANNLISRVAFGKSYDETDGTSRLGHLTRDVLTLMGAFSVGDYFPAFGWVDGLTGLTGRMDKTHTELDAFFDQVIEDHLNNKLGSSNHDHETIIDTLLRVQKDKTTNITLVRDNIKAIVLDLFVAGTDTVSVVVEWAMVELVKNPEMMKKAQEEVRRVVGDKSRVDEDDIHHMDYVKCVVKEILRLHPPVPLLVPRESSEETIINGFHIPAKTRVFVNSWAIQRDPNSWKDPEEFIPERFVDNPVNYSGQHFEYLPFGAGRRGCPGMQFGLIASELLLANLLFWFDWKLPLNGSGKPNLDMDESFGLTVYKKNPTYIIPSLH; translated from the exons ATGGCTGGTAACCCATTACAGGTAGCTTTACAATGGATTCAAGCTCAGCAACAAGGTCCACTCTTCCTTCCAATCACTGTTTCCATCATCATTTCTCTCTTCGTTTTCCGTTGGTTTATCGGTGGAGATAAGCATAAACTACCACCATCTCCGCCAAAGCTTCCAATCATTGGAAATTTTCATCAATTAGGAACACTACCTCATCGAACTCTCCGAGATCTTTCCAACAAGTATGGTCCTTTGATGATCTTAAACTTGGGTACTGCCAAAACCCTCGTCGTTTCGTCCCCTGAGATGGCTAAGGAAATCACTAAGACCCATGATCTTGTTTTCGCAAACAGACCAGCTACAAAAGGTGCTAAGAAACTTCTCTACAACTGTACTGATGTGGGTTTTGCACCTTACGGTGAGTACTGGAGAGAAGTCAGAAAGGTATGTGTCAGTGAACTCTTAAGTGCCAAAAGAGTTCAATCTTTCGAAGTTGTAAGAATAGAAGAGATCGGAtttttgatgaagaagataaaggTTTTGAGTTTGAAGCCCGGAACGGTTGTTAATCTGACCGAGTTGTTGCTGAATCTTGCAAACAATCTGATCTCAAGAGTTGCTTTTGGAAAGTCGTATGACGAAACAGACGGCACGAGCAGACTTGGGCACTTGACGAGGGATGTACTAACGCTAATGGGAGCATTCAGCGTGGGGGATTACTTCCCAGCGTTTGGTTGGGTCGATGGACTCACTGGCTTGACCGGAAGGATGGACAAGACACATACAGAACTGGATGCTTTCTTTGATCAAGTCATTGAAGATCATTTGAATAACAAATTAGGAAGTTCTAATCATGATCATGAAACCATTATCGATACGTTGCTTCGTGTTCAGAAAGACAAAACCACCAACATCACTCTCGTTCGAGACAATATCAAAGCCATTGTCCTG GATTTATTCGTAGCTGGAACAGATACAGTCTCAGTTGTTGTTGAGTGGGCAATGGTTGAACTCGTAAAGAATCCGGAGATGATGAAGAAAGCTCAAGAGGAGGTACGCCGAGTAGTTGGAGATAAATCAAGGGTTGACGAAGACGATATTCATCACATGGATTACGTAAAATGCGTTGTCAAAGAGATTCTTAGACTACATCCACCAGTCCCATTATTGGTTCCAAGAGAATCGAGTGAAGAAACTATTATTAATGGATTTCACATCCCAGCAAAAACAAGAGTGTTTGTTAATTCATGGGCAATCCAAAGAGATCCAAACTCATGGAAAGATCCTGAAGAATTCATCCCGGAGAGATTCGTTGACAATCCTGTTAATTATAGTGGACAGCATTTTGAATACCTGCCATTTGGTGCTGGAAGAAGGGGTTGTCCTGGAATGCAATTTGGTTTAATAGCTTCCGAACTACTTCTTGCGAATCTCTTGTTTTGGTTTGACTGGAAACTGCCTTTAAATGGTTCGGGTAAACCAAATCTTGACATGGATGAATCTTTTGGACTTACCGTCTACAAGAAAAATCCTACTTATATCATTCCAAGCTTGCACTGA